A single Drosophila ananassae strain 14024-0371.13 chromosome 3L, ASM1763931v2, whole genome shotgun sequence DNA region contains:
- the LOC6494405 gene encoding rhythmically expressed gene 5 protein isoform X1: MTAAAKVILACCLLGTFSMQMSSSSAIPIWEFLTRNEKMSHLYSTFAQLVSVHCKSTVGGGLPVNQCKHNLLGYGSTKLQTLSDAQLEALDPYQRDANELIWASIMRDHPSGASLVTTRQPLSQPLPTPPASSLIILTRQQLPSAAVQSSNPLFDSSGEQKHKYAMDMDMAYGYPALQQPSSEMPPQRFLTGPLVIRVRPDGSPVEEDRQKPMPHDEDLPAFRLGLAAGQGNRHRKIATISALKQQHFASILQRDLQPPHQVQRRLALHQQ; this comes from the exons ATGACCGCGGCGGCGAAAGTAATCTTGGCCTGCTGCCTGCTGGGCACCTTCTCCATGCAAATGAGCTCGTCATCGGCCATTCCCATTTGGGAGTTTTTGACGCGCAACGAAAAG ATGTCCCACCTGTACTCCACCTTCGCCCAATTAGTCAGTGTGCACTGCAAGTCGACGGTGGGCGGAGGGCTCCCGGTGAATCAGTGCAAGCACAACCTGCTCGGCTACGGATCCACCAAGCTGCAGACCCTCTCCGACGCTCAGCTGGAGGCCCTCGATCCATACCAGCGCGATGCCAACGAGCTCA TCTGGGCATCGATCATGCGGGACCATCCGAGTGGGGCCAGTCTGGTGACCACCAGGCAGCCGCTAAGCCAGCCCCTGCCCACGCCGCCCGCCTCCTCGCTGATCATCCTCACCCGCCAGCAGCTGCCCTCTGCGGCTGTCCAAAGCTCCAATCCCCTCTTCGACAGCAGTGGCGAGCAGAAGCACAAGTACGCcatggacatggacatggcCTACGGCTACCCAGCCCTGCAGCAGCCCAGCAGTGAGATGCCGCCCCAGAGGTTCCTGACCGGACCTCTGGTCATTCGCGTGCGCCCAGATGGGTCCCCCGTCGAGGAGGACCGCCAGAAGCCCATGCCGCACGACGAGGACCTCCCCGCTTTCCGACTGGGCCTGGCAGCCGGCCAGGGCAACAGGCACCGGAAAATCGCCACCATCAGCGCCCTGAAGCAGCAGCACTTCGCCTCGATCTTGCAGCGCGACCTCCAGCCTCCGCACCAGGTGCAGAGGCGCCTGGCCCTCCACCAGCAGTAG
- the LOC6494405 gene encoding rhythmically expressed gene 5 protein isoform X2, which translates to MSHLYSTFAQLVSVHCKSTVGGGLPVNQCKHNLLGYGSTKLQTLSDAQLEALDPYQRDANELIWASIMRDHPSGASLVTTRQPLSQPLPTPPASSLIILTRQQLPSAAVQSSNPLFDSSGEQKHKYAMDMDMAYGYPALQQPSSEMPPQRFLTGPLVIRVRPDGSPVEEDRQKPMPHDEDLPAFRLGLAAGQGNRHRKIATISALKQQHFASILQRDLQPPHQVQRRLALHQQ; encoded by the exons ATGTCCCACCTGTACTCCACCTTCGCCCAATTAGTCAGTGTGCACTGCAAGTCGACGGTGGGCGGAGGGCTCCCGGTGAATCAGTGCAAGCACAACCTGCTCGGCTACGGATCCACCAAGCTGCAGACCCTCTCCGACGCTCAGCTGGAGGCCCTCGATCCATACCAGCGCGATGCCAACGAGCTCA TCTGGGCATCGATCATGCGGGACCATCCGAGTGGGGCCAGTCTGGTGACCACCAGGCAGCCGCTAAGCCAGCCCCTGCCCACGCCGCCCGCCTCCTCGCTGATCATCCTCACCCGCCAGCAGCTGCCCTCTGCGGCTGTCCAAAGCTCCAATCCCCTCTTCGACAGCAGTGGCGAGCAGAAGCACAAGTACGCcatggacatggacatggcCTACGGCTACCCAGCCCTGCAGCAGCCCAGCAGTGAGATGCCGCCCCAGAGGTTCCTGACCGGACCTCTGGTCATTCGCGTGCGCCCAGATGGGTCCCCCGTCGAGGAGGACCGCCAGAAGCCCATGCCGCACGACGAGGACCTCCCCGCTTTCCGACTGGGCCTGGCAGCCGGCCAGGGCAACAGGCACCGGAAAATCGCCACCATCAGCGCCCTGAAGCAGCAGCACTTCGCCTCGATCTTGCAGCGCGACCTCCAGCCTCCGCACCAGGTGCAGAGGCGCCTGGCCCTCCACCAGCAGTAG
- the LOC6494403 gene encoding uncharacterized protein LOC6494403: protein MRSLTILALLILLPLVAITRADDSPGFFLKITKNVPRLGKRGETRMKNLKTIPRIGRSEQSGVTPLMAWLWDLDVAPIKRRLPSGEEGGGKEQELNVVQPVNSNTLMELLDNNAIPSEQVKFVHWRDFDRALQTDLDLYAKVIQLGRRPDHRLKQTLSLGSFVPIFGEDGDQNSAFMMYNNNDDRDLYGGGSRYGGNFLKYNHI, encoded by the exons ATGAGATCCCTAACCATCCTTGCTTTGCTGATCCTGTTGCCTTTGGTGGCCATCACTCGGGCGGACGACAGTCCTGGATTCTTTCTGAAGATCACAAAGAATGTCCCCCGGCTTGGAAAACGCGGGGAAACGCGCATGAAGAACCTGAAGACCATTCCTCGCATAGGACGAAGCGAGCAG TCAGGAGTCACTCCTTTGATGGCCTGGTTGTGGGACCTGGACGTGGCTCCTATTAAGCGTCGTCTGCCCTCCGGCGAGGAGGGCGGTGgcaaggagcaggagctgAACGTGGTGCAGCCCGTCAACTCGAACACCCTTATGGAACTCCTGGACAACAACGCCATCCCCAGCGAGCAGGTGAAGTTTGTGCACTGGAGGGACTTTGACCGGGCCCTCCAGACAGACCTCGATCTTTACGCCAAGGTCATTCAGCTCGGCCGCCGTCCCGACCACCGCCTGAAGCAGACGCTGAGCCTGGGCAGCTTCGTTCCCATATTTGGCGAAGATGGAGACCAGAACTCTGCGTTCATGATGTACAACAACAACGACGACAGGGATCTCTACGGCGGAGGCAGTCGCTACGGCGGCAACTTCCTCAAGTATAACCACATTTGA